A window of the Phaseolus vulgaris cultivar G19833 chromosome 5, P. vulgaris v2.0, whole genome shotgun sequence genome harbors these coding sequences:
- the LOC137834226 gene encoding uncharacterized protein: MDSSRRVALAKALKARAPKAGASTIPTADPNLPLPLTSPTPTTTETPLGPSSPPPHSPQTLQTPNSAPPIAAVPLVVASSPAPAPLDKGKRVLEVFSDDEDFSGGIVFKRRRAARAPTPPTTSPQGGGSFRDNPPSATSPPPTTVQEEGGDGADWRAQAKNATSNTQALQVVSLQVQVTDLQDMVEASKELQEDLEDQCCAREERLEKMEGELATKVKALSLLRVDHDKLQTEVKRL, from the coding sequence ATGGATTCATCGAGGAGGGTTGCCCTGGCGAAAGCCTTGAAGGCTCGTGCCCCGAAGGCTGGCGCCTCCACCATCCCCACTGCTGACCCAAACCTTCCCCTGCCATTGACCTCACCAACACCAACCACCACCGAAACTCCACTAGGCCCATCTTCACCACCTCCACACAGTCCCCAAACACTCCAAACACCCAACTCAGCTCCACCCATCGCCGCAGTCCCACTGGTTGTGGCCTCATCCCCTGCTCCAGCCCCCCtggacaaaggaaaaagggtgctGGAGGTTTTCTCCGATGACGAAGACTTCAGCGGTGGGAtagtcttcaagaggagaagGGCTGCTAGGGCCCCCACCCCACCAACAACATCCCCACAGGGTGGTGGGTCCTTCAGGGACAATCCCCCTAGCGCCACCTCTCCACCACCTACAACAGTCCAAGAAGAAGGGGGCGATGGGGCCGATTGGCGCGCTCAAGCCAAAAATGCCACTTCCAACACACAAGCCCTTCAGGTGGTGTCTCTCCAAGTTCAAGTAACGGATCTTCAAGACATGGTCGAGGCTTCCAAAGAGCTTCAGGAGGACCTGGAAGATCAGTGTTGTGCACGGGAGGAGAGGCTGGAGAAAATGGAAGGGGAATTGGCTACTAAGGTCAAGGCATTGAGCCTTCTCCGGGTTGACCATGACAAACTACAAACTGAGGTCAAGAGGCTCtag